In a single window of the Bradyrhizobium erythrophlei genome:
- the fliR gene encoding flagellar biosynthetic protein FliR, with protein sequence MHVDISLLPALAATFMLVFARIGAMVMLLPGLGETNIPVRIKLAIALLLTLIILPLHRAAYHVDIQASMMPLLVLMIHEIIIGVVLGATARVTLAALQVAGSVIAQQMGLGFVTAVDPTQGQQGLLIGNFLTLLGITLLFATDSHYLVIAALNDSYAIFSPGEMMPSGDVAALATRAFAAAFRIGMQLAAPFLVFGLVFNIGLGVLARLMPQMQVYFVGVPLSILAGFLIFSFIIVAMMGTFLDYYVGVMHDLIPPS encoded by the coding sequence ATGCACGTCGATATTTCACTGCTGCCCGCGCTTGCCGCCACCTTCATGCTGGTGTTCGCCCGCATCGGCGCCATGGTGATGCTGTTGCCGGGATTGGGTGAAACCAATATTCCGGTTCGCATCAAGCTCGCGATCGCGCTGCTGCTGACGCTGATCATCCTGCCGCTGCACCGCGCCGCCTATCACGTCGATATCCAGGCGTCGATGATGCCGCTGCTGGTGCTGATGATCCACGAGATCATCATCGGCGTCGTGCTCGGCGCCACCGCGCGGGTGACGCTTGCGGCGCTGCAGGTCGCAGGCTCGGTGATTGCCCAGCAAATGGGTCTCGGCTTCGTCACCGCCGTCGATCCGACCCAGGGCCAGCAGGGCCTGCTGATCGGAAATTTCCTCACGCTGCTCGGCATCACGCTGTTGTTTGCGACCGACAGCCATTATCTCGTCATCGCCGCGCTCAACGACAGCTACGCGATCTTTTCGCCCGGCGAGATGATGCCGAGCGGCGACGTCGCGGCACTCGCCACCCGCGCCTTCGCCGCCGCTTTCAGGATCGGCATGCAGCTGGCGGCGCCGTTCCTGGTGTTCGGCCTGGTTTTCAACATCGGGCTTGGCGTGCTGGCGCGGCTGATGCCACAGATGCAGGTCTATTTCGTCGGCGTGCCGCTGTCGATCCTTGCGGGCTTTCTGATCTTCTCCTTCATCATCGTGGCGATGATGGGAACTTTCCTCGATTATTACGTCGGCGTCATGCACGACCTGATACCGCCGAGCTGA
- the fliQ gene encoding flagellar biosynthesis protein FliQ, whose product MTGAETLDVARDAIWTIVVVSSPLMIVGLVVGVVVSLFQALTQIQEQTLVFVPKILAIFVTLLLALPFMADALHSHMMRISSRIIGG is encoded by the coding sequence ATGACCGGTGCTGAAACTCTCGATGTGGCGCGCGATGCGATCTGGACCATTGTCGTGGTGTCGTCGCCGCTGATGATCGTCGGCCTCGTGGTCGGTGTGGTGGTGTCGCTGTTTCAGGCGCTGACGCAGATCCAGGAACAGACGCTGGTGTTCGTGCCGAAGATACTGGCGATCTTCGTCACGCTGCTGCTGGCGCTGCCGTTCATGGCGGACGCGCTGCACAGCCACATGATGCGGATATCGTCGCGAATCATAGGCGGCTGA
- the fliE gene encoding flagellar hook-basal body complex protein FliE: MATPTVAASAYANLARILDTGGAGKTSDASGGGGGGGPSFGDLLKDALGSVVDGGRKADAQSVAMASGKANVMDVVTAVAETDVKVSTLVSVRDKVIAAYEDIMKMTI; this comes from the coding sequence ATGGCCACACCGACAGTCGCTGCCAGCGCCTATGCCAATCTCGCCCGCATACTGGACACCGGCGGGGCGGGCAAAACCTCCGACGCCAGCGGCGGCGGCGGCGGCGGGGGCCCCTCGTTCGGCGACCTGCTCAAGGACGCGCTCGGAAGCGTCGTGGACGGCGGACGGAAAGCCGACGCGCAGTCGGTCGCGATGGCGTCGGGCAAGGCCAATGTCATGGACGTGGTCACCGCGGTGGCGGAGACCGACGTCAAGGTATCGACGCTGGTGTCGGTGCGCGACAAGGTGATCGCGGCCTACGAAGACATCATGAAGATGACGATCTGA
- the flgC gene encoding flagellar basal body rod protein FlgC, translating into MADRQVIADFARSMGIATSGLRAQAGRMRVISENIANADSTASTAGGDPYRRKVPTFSSELDRTLDANVVTLGKIRPDTSAFRVKHEPGNPAADAAGNVKYPNVNPLIEMTDMRDAQRSYEANLNIITATRRMVALTLNILKS; encoded by the coding sequence ATGGCAGACCGTCAGGTTATCGCAGATTTCGCCAGATCGATGGGCATCGCGACGTCAGGTCTGCGCGCGCAGGCGGGCCGAATGCGGGTCATCTCGGAAAATATCGCCAACGCGGATTCCACGGCGTCGACCGCCGGCGGCGATCCGTATCGGCGCAAGGTACCGACCTTTTCCTCCGAACTCGATCGCACGCTGGATGCGAACGTCGTGACGCTCGGCAAGATCCGGCCCGACACATCGGCGTTCCGCGTCAAGCACGAGCCCGGTAATCCGGCCGCGGACGCCGCCGGCAACGTCAAATATCCCAATGTCAATCCGCTGATCGAAATGACCGACATGCGCGACGCGCAGCGATCCTACGAGGCGAACCTCAACATCATCACCGCCACGCGCCGGATGGTCGCGCTCACGCTCAATATCCTCAAGTCCTGA
- the flgB gene encoding flagellar basal body rod protein FlgB, with amino-acid sequence MSINDLPGLAALRTRMQWHQERQRVLSENVANSDTPNFRPRDLVEPKFDPTGAAAAGSMGPLAMVQTRTGHIAPLESEPTFDQDRKTGFETRPTGNAVNLEDEMLKVSSNQMDYAAVTSLYTSRLHLLKVAIGKA; translated from the coding sequence ATGTCCATCAACGATCTTCCGGGTTTGGCGGCGCTTCGCACCAGGATGCAATGGCATCAGGAGCGTCAGCGGGTGCTCTCCGAAAATGTCGCCAATTCCGATACGCCGAATTTCAGGCCGCGCGATCTGGTCGAACCGAAATTCGATCCCACCGGCGCCGCCGCTGCCGGATCGATGGGGCCGCTGGCGATGGTGCAGACCCGCACCGGGCATATCGCTCCGCTGGAGAGCGAACCAACCTTCGACCAGGATCGCAAGACCGGTTTCGAGACCAGGCCCACCGGCAATGCCGTCAATCTCGAGGACGAGATGCTCAAGGTCTCGTCCAACCAGATGGACTATGCGGCGGTCACCTCGCTCTACACCAGCAGGCTGCATCTTCTGAAGGTTGCGATCGGCAAGGCCTAA
- a CDS encoding flagellar biosynthetic protein FliO, whose translation MQALTFFFAFVAVLALIGVAAWLVRRFAGNRLGANTNRGRMPRLAVIDAAAVDGRRRLVLVRRDNVEHLLMIGGPTDIVVEPNIVRAMPGRDQMAQRAGVGAEPQPRIVPLPDAIGWSDGDGPRSEPRSEPRSDPRSDVFDHAEPQMPEPPPRPVRPTFADELRRPAPLERRERSEPLRNEPLRSDPLAGFAPESIGSPLGGRPEPRPELRGEPMPSRVTSRNEPIMPRPQRPSEAPKVPPVRAPERTAAPPPPPPPSPPPPQPTADQNLAEMAQRLEAALRRPAGDSGEPRVGAPSVAPEPPPSRPAPRPEPSAAPPVAPSPKSGFENLEDEMASLLGRPKPPS comes from the coding sequence ATGCAGGCATTGACATTCTTCTTCGCATTCGTGGCCGTGCTGGCGCTGATCGGCGTTGCCGCCTGGCTGGTTCGCCGATTCGCCGGCAATCGCCTCGGTGCCAACACCAATCGCGGACGGATGCCGCGACTGGCGGTGATCGATGCCGCAGCCGTGGATGGCCGCAGGCGGCTGGTGCTGGTGCGGCGCGACAATGTCGAACACCTGCTGATGATCGGCGGTCCGACCGATATCGTCGTCGAACCCAATATCGTGCGGGCGATGCCGGGACGGGATCAGATGGCGCAACGGGCCGGTGTCGGTGCCGAACCGCAGCCCCGAATCGTCCCGCTGCCCGACGCCATCGGCTGGAGCGACGGCGATGGCCCAAGATCCGAACCAAGGTCCGAACCAAGATCAGATCCGCGGTCCGATGTGTTCGATCACGCCGAGCCGCAAATGCCCGAGCCGCCGCCGCGGCCGGTCCGGCCCACCTTTGCCGACGAGTTGCGCCGCCCGGCGCCGCTGGAGCGGCGCGAGCGCAGCGAACCCTTGCGGAACGAACCCTTGCGTAGCGATCCGTTGGCAGGCTTCGCGCCGGAGTCGATCGGCAGTCCCCTTGGAGGCCGTCCGGAGCCCCGCCCCGAACTGCGCGGCGAGCCGATGCCGTCGCGCGTGACATCGCGCAACGAACCGATCATGCCGCGTCCGCAGCGTCCGAGCGAAGCGCCGAAGGTGCCGCCGGTCCGCGCACCCGAGCGCACCGCCGCGCCGCCGCCGCCGCCACCTCCTTCTCCCCCTCCTCCGCAGCCGACGGCGGACCAGAATCTCGCCGAGATGGCGCAACGGCTGGAGGCCGCCTTACGCCGGCCGGCCGGCGACAGCGGCGAACCGCGCGTCGGCGCGCCTTCGGTGGCGCCCGAACCGCCGCCAAGCCGCCCCGCGCCCCGCCCCGAGCCATCGGCGGCACCGCCGGTGGCGCCTTCGCCGAAGAGCGGCTTTGAAAATCTCGAAGACGAGATGGCGTCATTGCTGGGTCGTCCGAAGCCCCCTTCGTGA
- the fliP gene encoding flagellar type III secretion system pore protein FliP (The bacterial flagellar biogenesis protein FliP forms a type III secretion system (T3SS)-type pore required for flagellar assembly.), whose translation MRSAPLPRRVLFFATLIAAGSLVEPAFAQDISINLGQGNGGVTERAIQLIALLTVLSIAPSILIMMTSFTRIVVVLSLLRTALGTATAPPNSVIIALAMFLTAFVMGPVLQKSYDDGIKPLVANQISVEEALQRASVPLRGFMQKNVREKDLKLFMDLSGEPPPATLDDMSLRILVPAFMISELKRAFEIGFLLFLPFLIIDLVVASVLMSMGMMMLPPVVVSLPFKLIFFVLVDGWSLVAGSLVQSYGG comes from the coding sequence GTGAGGTCCGCGCCCCTCCCGCGTAGAGTTTTATTTTTTGCCACCCTGATAGCCGCCGGATCGCTGGTCGAGCCGGCGTTCGCGCAAGATATCAGCATCAATCTTGGCCAGGGCAACGGCGGCGTCACCGAGCGCGCGATCCAGCTGATCGCGCTCCTGACGGTGCTGTCGATCGCGCCGTCGATCCTGATCATGATGACGTCGTTCACCCGGATCGTCGTCGTGCTGTCGCTGTTGCGCACCGCCTTGGGCACCGCGACCGCGCCGCCGAACTCGGTCATCATTGCGCTCGCCATGTTCCTGACCGCGTTCGTGATGGGCCCGGTGCTGCAGAAATCCTACGACGACGGCATCAAGCCCCTGGTCGCCAACCAGATCAGCGTCGAGGAAGCGCTGCAGCGCGCCTCGGTGCCGTTGCGCGGCTTCATGCAGAAGAACGTGCGCGAAAAGGATCTCAAGCTGTTCATGGACCTGTCGGGCGAGCCGCCGCCGGCGACGCTGGACGACATGTCGCTGCGGATCCTGGTGCCGGCGTTCATGATCTCCGAACTGAAACGCGCCTTCGAGATCGGCTTCCTGCTGTTCCTGCCGTTTCTGATCATCGACCTCGTGGTGGCTTCGGTGCTGATGTCGATGGGCATGATGATGCTGCCGCCGGTGGTGGTGTCGCTGCCGTTCAAGCTGATCTTCTTCGTGCTGGTCGACGGCTGGTCGCTGGTGGCGGGCAGCCTGGTGCAGAGCTACGGGGGATAG
- a CDS encoding substrate-binding periplasmic protein translates to MTPLQRIAGLCQGLIVAVFLAHAAAPDVARARPLDSIRSRGILMVCANPKALPFSSKTGDRRGFELELGEALANQLGVKLEVGWVVFPFQVGRVDCDVVLDAIVDQASAQERHVRLSKPYQVSGVAIALRPGFSGVTDFADLKKGQRVGAMVGSLASVTLGQKGLPTIPFTFEDEMIEAVGKGELDAALATPASIGYYNLLHRDAPVTLVRAYENQPEFRWEIAVGMRKSDDALAAAINEAIDRLLADGTVNRIYASYGVEPSSPRGQ, encoded by the coding sequence ATGACGCCACTTCAACGTATTGCTGGGCTCTGCCAGGGACTGATCGTCGCGGTATTTCTCGCCCACGCGGCGGCTCCCGACGTCGCGCGTGCTCGTCCGCTTGATTCAATCAGAAGCCGCGGCATTCTCATGGTCTGTGCCAATCCCAAAGCGCTGCCATTCTCCAGCAAGACCGGCGATCGTCGCGGCTTTGAGCTCGAACTCGGCGAGGCGCTGGCCAACCAGCTCGGTGTCAAGCTCGAGGTCGGCTGGGTGGTTTTTCCGTTCCAGGTGGGCCGTGTCGATTGCGATGTGGTCCTCGACGCGATCGTGGATCAAGCAAGCGCGCAAGAGCGCCACGTGCGGCTTTCCAAGCCTTACCAGGTGAGCGGCGTTGCCATCGCGCTTCGCCCGGGCTTCAGCGGCGTCACCGACTTCGCCGATCTCAAGAAGGGGCAGAGGGTCGGCGCGATGGTGGGGTCGCTCGCGAGCGTGACGTTGGGCCAGAAGGGCCTGCCGACAATCCCGTTCACATTCGAGGACGAAATGATCGAGGCGGTCGGCAAGGGCGAACTCGATGCGGCGCTCGCCACCCCCGCCAGCATCGGATATTACAATCTTCTCCACCGGGACGCGCCAGTGACGTTAGTGCGCGCCTATGAGAACCAGCCTGAGTTCCGCTGGGAGATCGCGGTCGGAATGCGCAAGTCCGACGACGCACTGGCGGCGGCGATCAACGAGGCGATCGATCGGCTGCTTGCAGATGGCACCGTCAATCGGATCTATGCAAGCTACGGGGTCGAACCGAGTTCACCCAGGGGGCAGTGA
- a CDS encoding c-type cytochrome — MFGQPEGLRPPERKPNALFRLVKSMKRRIGFCLMAGFASFVAAYGCILVPASRAQQTSAPAAGDKAAQIERGSQAFTGNGCGFCHENGGRKAGRGPQLLADAHDDDFLMSRIATGSPGHMPAFGQALPIEDIQAIIAYIRNLQP, encoded by the coding sequence GTGTTCGGGCAGCCTGAAGGGTTGCGTCCACCGGAACGCAAGCCAAACGCGCTGTTCCGATTGGTGAAAAGTATGAAACGACGGATCGGCTTTTGCCTTATGGCGGGCTTTGCTTCTTTCGTGGCTGCTTATGGTTGCATTTTGGTGCCTGCAAGCCGCGCCCAACAAACGTCGGCTCCAGCTGCTGGCGACAAGGCCGCGCAGATCGAGCGCGGCTCCCAGGCCTTCACCGGGAACGGTTGCGGGTTTTGCCACGAGAACGGTGGCCGTAAGGCGGGTCGCGGCCCGCAGCTTTTGGCTGACGCCCACGACGACGATTTTTTGATGTCCCGAATTGCAACGGGTTCGCCAGGTCATATGCCGGCGTTCGGCCAGGCGCTGCCGATTGAGGACATTCAAGCGATCATTGCATACATTCGAAACCTTCAGCCGTGA
- a CDS encoding pyrroloquinoline quinone-dependent dehydrogenase, producing the protein MTTTAMFIAAVAIVGAGCAPSLAQDANALDNAGKNGKDWLSYHGSYQSWHYSPLDQIDTNNVGKMKVAFIHQVGHSTRGVQSMPLAKDGVVYYSASYDKVFALKGDTGEVLWSFVPKLDDDLVARQTHSPYNRGMAMGDGKLYIGTVDGRLFALDMKTGKPVWETKLINSQKLTVGFTGAPLVVKDKVIIGAQGGEWPGRGPIFGVDAKTGQKVWEFLTVAGTPDAEKTWGNESWRTGGGGGWMPGTYDAETNSVWWGTANPAPLYDWGGPEYKTSGARPGDNLYTTSVIALDPDTGKIKFFHQELPHDAWDFDSAVGEFVQIDRDGKKYYVHPNKSGYIFVYDRANAKVENVYNIVKASNFVKSIDPKTGELIGRRDMTAGKQQDLCPAIDGGISWNAGSYNPQSGLYYKIANEWCMDLEITKSPQVTEPQAQLNLGATFTLKDPPGDKQHGHVDARDPITGKLAWSVDFPEPPTASLLSTAGGLLFVPDARGWLHALDVKTGKDLWQGNDGATHNGGIISYEAGGKQYIAVVTGGQSLVGEGYAEQFGGPYKSMEKDTGSLVVYALE; encoded by the coding sequence ATGACGACCACCGCGATGTTCATCGCCGCCGTCGCGATTGTGGGCGCTGGATGCGCGCCATCGTTGGCACAGGATGCGAATGCGCTCGATAACGCCGGCAAGAACGGCAAGGATTGGCTGAGCTACCACGGCAGTTACCAGTCTTGGCACTACAGCCCGCTCGATCAGATCGATACCAACAACGTCGGGAAAATGAAGGTAGCCTTCATCCATCAGGTCGGTCACTCGACCCGCGGCGTGCAGTCGATGCCGCTGGCAAAGGACGGCGTCGTCTACTACTCGGCGTCCTACGACAAAGTTTTCGCGCTCAAGGGCGACACCGGCGAAGTGCTGTGGTCGTTCGTTCCCAAGCTCGATGACGACCTGGTAGCCCGCCAGACTCACTCGCCCTACAATCGCGGAATGGCGATGGGAGACGGCAAACTCTACATCGGCACTGTCGACGGTCGGCTGTTCGCACTCGACATGAAAACCGGCAAGCCGGTCTGGGAGACCAAGTTGATCAATTCCCAGAAGCTCACCGTCGGCTTTACCGGTGCGCCGCTCGTCGTCAAGGACAAGGTGATCATTGGTGCCCAGGGCGGCGAGTGGCCGGGCCGTGGGCCGATTTTCGGCGTTGATGCCAAGACAGGTCAGAAAGTATGGGAATTCCTCACCGTCGCCGGCACACCGGACGCCGAGAAGACCTGGGGCAACGAGTCATGGCGCACCGGCGGTGGCGGTGGCTGGATGCCCGGCACCTACGACGCCGAGACCAATTCAGTGTGGTGGGGCACGGCCAACCCGGCGCCCCTCTACGACTGGGGCGGACCGGAATACAAGACCAGTGGCGCGCGGCCGGGCGACAACCTTTACACGACGTCGGTGATCGCGCTCGACCCCGACACCGGCAAGATCAAGTTCTTCCACCAGGAACTGCCGCATGACGCCTGGGATTTCGACAGTGCGGTCGGCGAATTCGTGCAAATCGACCGCGATGGCAAGAAGTATTACGTGCACCCGAATAAGAGCGGTTACATCTTCGTCTACGACCGCGCCAACGCCAAGGTCGAGAACGTTTACAACATCGTCAAAGCCAGCAATTTCGTGAAAAGCATCGACCCGAAAACAGGCGAGCTGATCGGTCGGCGTGACATGACGGCGGGCAAGCAGCAGGACCTTTGCCCGGCCATCGACGGCGGCATCAGTTGGAATGCCGGCAGCTATAATCCGCAGAGCGGGCTCTACTACAAGATAGCAAATGAATGGTGCATGGACCTCGAGATTACGAAGTCCCCGCAAGTAACGGAGCCGCAAGCGCAGCTCAATCTCGGCGCCACCTTCACGCTCAAGGATCCTCCCGGAGACAAGCAGCACGGTCACGTTGATGCCCGAGATCCGATCACCGGCAAGTTGGCGTGGTCGGTGGATTTCCCCGAACCGCCGACCGCGAGCCTGCTTTCGACCGCGGGCGGTCTTCTCTTCGTACCCGACGCACGCGGCTGGCTGCATGCGCTCGACGTCAAGACCGGCAAGGATCTCTGGCAGGGCAATGACGGCGCTACCCACAACGGCGGAATCATCAGCTACGAGGCTGGTGGGAAGCAATATATTGCGGTCGTCACGGGCGGTCAAAGCCTGGTCGGCGAAGGCTATGCCGAGCAGTTCGGCGGCCCCTACAAGTCCATGGAGAAGGACACCGGCTCCCTCGTCGTCTACGCACTCGAATAG
- a CDS encoding MmgE/PrpD family protein, with protein sequence MENNRSEAFTDEICAIPTRRRLLQGAGGLIAASALQTNAAVGATLPAEESPKAVSAAAPDLTGRLASYMVAARERSLPPQVLLDAKHRVLDTLAAMVSGTRLDPGVLAIRFMRAQGGTPEASLVGTDIKTSAINAALANGMFAHADETDDVDPLTKAHPGAGVVPAALAVAEREQRSGMELLRAVALGYDVGCRFVVALGPDLVRGSHRGVEGPCSTMGALAASASLARLDETGMRYALSYAAQQVSGLWSWVEDPDHIEKAFDIGGMGARNGVTAVTMVQAGFTGVRDVLSGRHNALQALSSQPHPEAMVADLGSRFFVQETGIKTYSVGYPNQAPLDAFLQLRREFGLRTDNVERIVVALPEDGPGIVSNSPMPNVNCQYLLATALVDGAVSFANSHSREHMNDPQIRAAMQRVQVVGDPKLNDPTAPRSGRVDVTMRDGRTVSHFTRFPPGTKENPASTEVLNGKARDLMAPILGAERTDKLIQRMNALEQVDDMRELVRSLLTV encoded by the coding sequence ATGGAAAACAATCGCAGCGAAGCATTCACGGACGAAATTTGCGCGATCCCGACGCGACGCCGCCTTTTGCAAGGTGCTGGCGGCCTCATCGCCGCCTCGGCACTTCAAACAAATGCCGCCGTCGGCGCAACTCTTCCCGCCGAAGAATCCCCGAAAGCAGTTTCGGCCGCTGCTCCCGATCTGACCGGGCGGCTTGCAAGCTATATGGTGGCGGCGCGGGAGCGCAGCCTGCCGCCCCAGGTACTGCTGGATGCCAAGCATCGCGTGCTGGATACGCTGGCGGCCATGGTGTCGGGAACGCGTCTCGATCCCGGCGTGCTGGCCATCCGATTCATGCGCGCGCAGGGCGGCACGCCAGAAGCGTCCCTTGTCGGAACCGATATCAAAACTTCCGCCATCAACGCTGCTTTGGCCAATGGGATGTTCGCGCACGCGGACGAAACGGATGACGTCGACCCGTTGACCAAGGCGCACCCGGGCGCCGGTGTCGTTCCCGCCGCCCTGGCGGTCGCGGAACGAGAGCAACGCTCGGGAATGGAACTGCTCCGGGCGGTGGCGCTCGGCTACGATGTCGGTTGCCGTTTTGTCGTCGCACTCGGTCCGGATCTGGTACGCGGCAGTCACCGCGGCGTCGAGGGGCCTTGCTCCACCATGGGCGCCCTGGCTGCTTCGGCCTCGCTCGCTCGCCTGGACGAAACCGGGATGCGATATGCGCTTTCCTACGCCGCGCAGCAGGTCTCCGGCCTCTGGAGCTGGGTCGAGGATCCCGACCACATTGAAAAGGCCTTTGACATTGGCGGGATGGGCGCCCGCAACGGCGTCACCGCGGTGACCATGGTGCAGGCAGGCTTTACCGGCGTGCGCGATGTGCTGAGCGGACGGCACAACGCACTGCAGGCGCTGTCATCCCAGCCGCACCCCGAGGCGATGGTGGCCGATCTGGGAAGCCGCTTTTTCGTCCAGGAGACGGGCATCAAAACGTATTCCGTGGGCTACCCCAACCAGGCTCCGCTGGATGCATTCCTTCAACTGCGCCGGGAGTTTGGCCTGCGCACCGACAATGTCGAGCGGATTGTCGTGGCGCTGCCGGAGGACGGTCCCGGCATTGTCAGCAACAGCCCGATGCCAAACGTCAACTGCCAGTACCTGCTCGCCACGGCCCTGGTCGATGGCGCCGTCTCGTTTGCGAACAGCCACTCCCGCGAACATATGAACGACCCCCAGATACGCGCCGCCATGCAACGCGTGCAGGTGGTGGGAGATCCCAAATTGAACGACCCCACTGCCCCCCGCAGCGGGCGGGTGGACGTTACCATGCGTGACGGCCGGACAGTCAGCCACTTCACCCGCTTTCCCCCCGGCACGAAAGAAAACCCGGCGAGTACGGAAGTCCTGAACGGGAAAGCGCGGGATTTGATGGCGCCCATATTGGGCGCTGAACGCACGGACAAGCTCATCCAGCGCATGAACGCCCTGGAACAGGTCGATGATATGCGTGAGCTCGTCCGTTCTCTTCTGACAGTCTAG
- a CDS encoding MotE family protein, translating to MKSLRDIRVIPVVVIAVAGLAVLKIAGLVIDGGYVFDYQPQSTKQSWAQETFNFPGGNKPDPADITGSVDKPKEEAAKPAVATPEVAKTDGTVIYPEQGQQVSPSERAVLERLQARRQEIEARAREVDIRESLLKAAEKRVESRVEELKAVEARISAATEQKTETDAARFKGIVTMYESMKPKDAAKVFDRLEMPVLFEIASQIAPRKMSDILGLMSTDAAERLTVELARRAGSDQSASASDLPKIDGKVLPQKPN from the coding sequence ATGAAATCTCTCCGTGACATTCGCGTGATTCCGGTGGTCGTGATCGCGGTCGCCGGCCTCGCCGTGCTCAAGATCGCCGGCCTCGTGATCGACGGCGGCTACGTGTTCGACTACCAGCCGCAATCGACCAAGCAATCCTGGGCGCAGGAGACCTTCAACTTTCCGGGGGGAAACAAACCCGATCCCGCCGACATCACCGGCTCGGTCGACAAGCCCAAGGAGGAAGCCGCCAAGCCCGCCGTGGCCACGCCGGAAGTCGCCAAAACCGACGGCACCGTGATCTATCCCGAGCAGGGCCAGCAGGTGTCGCCGTCCGAGCGCGCCGTCCTCGAGCGGCTGCAGGCGCGGCGGCAGGAAATCGAAGCGCGTGCGCGCGAGGTCGATATTCGCGAAAGCCTGCTCAAGGCCGCCGAAAAGCGAGTCGAATCGCGCGTCGAGGAGCTGAAGGCCGTGGAAGCGCGGATATCGGCGGCGACCGAACAGAAAACCGAAACCGATGCCGCACGCTTCAAGGGCATCGTCACCATGTATGAGAGCATGAAGCCGAAGGACGCCGCCAAGGTGTTCGACCGGCTCGAGATGCCCGTGCTGTTCGAAATCGCCTCGCAGATCGCGCCGCGGAAGATGTCCGATATCCTCGGCCTGATGTCGACGGACGCGGCCGAGCGGCTGACCGTCGAATTGGCCCGGCGGGCCGGGTCGGATCAATCCGCCTCCGCCTCCGACCTTCCCAAAATCGACGGCAAGGTGCTGCCGCAAAAGCCCAATTAA
- a CDS encoding DUF6468 domain-containing protein, with product MSHSLGIAIESLVAVLLMLTIGYCMLLNSRLKRLKADEHSLKATIGELITATEIAERAIGGLKHTVRDVNENLGNQLTSAAQMSQQLKNQLAEGDNVVRRLTRIAIAARPASAPEPAAPAVSAAKAVAAAAQAFSDRKRSDGLAA from the coding sequence ATGAGTCATTCACTGGGAATTGCAATCGAGAGTCTGGTGGCGGTATTGCTGATGCTCACCATCGGCTACTGCATGCTGTTGAACAGCCGGCTGAAGCGCCTGAAGGCGGATGAGCATTCGCTGAAGGCGACGATCGGGGAACTGATCACGGCAACCGAAATCGCCGAGCGCGCCATCGGCGGGCTCAAACACACCGTTCGCGACGTCAACGAGAATCTGGGCAACCAGCTCACCTCGGCGGCGCAGATGTCGCAGCAGCTGAAGAACCAGCTCGCGGAAGGCGACAATGTCGTTCGGCGGCTGACCAGAATCGCGATCGCGGCAAGACCGGCGTCCGCACCGGAACCCGCGGCTCCCGCTGTGTCGGCGGCCAAGGCGGTTGCCGCGGCGGCCCAGGCGTTTTCCGACCGCAAAAGGTCCGATGGCCTCGCCGCATGA